In Silene latifolia isolate original U9 population chromosome 6, ASM4854445v1, whole genome shotgun sequence, the genomic window TTTACATTTGTCTGGATCagaggacggagggagtataaaatttactttttaattgtgtttgtaattttaagtaataaaaaaaattatttttaactattttttcaaatataatatataaatattaatattttaataaaatttatgATTCTTTGATCCAACGGATCGACCCGAAAATAACAAGTCATTTCGGGTTCGGTTCAAACGGGGCGCGGGTAAAAAAATCGAGTTTATAACCCTAAAAAAAGGTCGGGTGGGCcgggttttcgggtcgggtcgagttgAGTTTTGACATGTCTAATTGAAATACATACTACTATATTGAGTACGCCAACTTAATAATGAGGTAAATTTGTACATTATGAAATTAAAAAACTTTGGCGTTGTGCAAGTTTTATTGTCACTTGGTCTGAATCTGTTTTCTTCGACACACACAGTCACAGAAGTTTAttgtgcttccccactcacctctcatgggtattttgtgagagaaaatggtatccgtcacaagcttgtgacggatatcgccgtcttcaatgagattttgtggaaGTTTATTGTCACTTGGTCTGTATTTCAATCAAAAGTGAAATACTTGGGACGGCGGGGAGATTCTTCAGAACTTCATACCCAAAACCAACAGCATTCAACAAGGAAAGCTTCAATCAATTAAAGCACAAATGGGGGGAAACTTCTTACTCAAGACATTGAGCAAGACTAATTTACAAATCAAGCAAAGCGTGAAATTTTACAGACTCCATTGCATGATTTAAACATAGTCAGCTTGGagtttttgttttgagttcttgtTGATTCAGGAGATTTCTTAAATAGAGTGCAAACTCGGATTTCCGTTTCTCCTTCTCCTTTAGACATTCAAAGTAGATCCAACCTTCATCTTGCACGTTGTGTCTAAAATGAACCGCAATCTTATCCTTATCTCCGATTTCCAATATTTCCACGCTATGAAAATTCGGGGTGAATCTCTCTTTTTCAGTATCAAGATACCTGCAGGAACAGATGTTACAGTAAATAATTGATTGGCACAAATTGGATTAGTAACAAGTAAAAACTGTGCGAGTAGCAACCATCATAGTCTTACGTTTCAATTTGGTGTTTCAGATTCTTAGTTGCTTCCTCATCCGTAGAACTTGGGCTAAGTTCTATGTAATCAGTCCAATCGAAGCCTGTCTTATGGTTAATGACATTTTTGGTGGCTAACTCAGAGTTTGGATATATTATTTCCTGCTGCGTACTAACAGTGCGAACCTTTGAGAAAGTGGTGCACCAGACACCAATTTTTTTAACTTCAAGCTACACAAATCAAAAGACATCGCATTATGAGGCACATAAAGAAATATTCTGCCTACAACAGTAAGAACTAAGAATAAACACGCATGATATCATGACAATATCCATTTCCAATCACGAAAGTAGAATGAACATAACTAACCAGTTTTTCGTCAATGACACACAGGTCGCCTACATTAAATGGACGAACAACGTAGACGAAGATGAGCCCTTGAAACAAACCCTTGGCAGTATCCCCAAACACAAATGTGGCCGCCAGCAATGGTGATGATATGAGGACGATTACTTGTGTTGTAGCCAACCCAGTGAGAAACAGCCACGTCAAGACTGTCGCAGCAATTATAAGCCCACTTAAAATTCGGTTCAAGCACTTTGCCGCCTCCTTTTCGCTCTGAAGCGTATTTGCAAGAAATTTACATCTGCTGTGGGATCTTTCCTGATAATATGCAATTTGAGCTGTCAATTTATTTCATAGCAGTTGTATTTTATAGAATTCAATCAGATTTACTAGCTAATTCTGCTTTGATGATAAACATTGCTCtataattttttaaataatgtGTTGAGCATGTCCGTACAGGGGAAATATTCCATAAAAATCGACATCCCCCATCACAGCAGAAGCAGCACTTAATCGAGTGATGATGATGCTAATACAGAACTCAGATGCATAATTTCTATTTCCTAATCACAAGTAGCCGATGCATAAGCAAAGAAAGGAGAAGATTTAAGTACCATCCATATTTTAACTTTCTGGAAAGTTATTTCATCCGTGCTATCAACGGTAGAGAGCAGTTCAGAAAACATGTTCCAATCGTCCTCCGCATATTCTCCACATCTGACAATCTTCTCCAATATTTCTACGATATTCCTGCTCACAACCAATCAAACAGCCCGTGAGAATAAAGTTTCTCACGCATTATCATTTGTTTAACAATTACTGCATTATGTATGCTGGAGTACGGTAGAGTGGTAGACAGAGAAATGTTTATTTACGCAGTATTTTCTCCTGAAATGTTGCTTTGCAAATGATGAAGGTCCTCAAAAATGCCTTCCTTCAACAACGCATATTGAGCAGCCAAAAAATCTTGAGCTGCCTCCCATAACTCATATGCAGATGCATTTGGACCTGTACGGTTTATCAATTCCTCCCTGCCACGTTTCCTATTAAGTTTCCAAGGAATCCCGCCCTCACAGTGCTTGGCCAAAAGTGCGATTTTGGACTGTTTTGTTACAGGTTTTTCAACAACACTCTGAAAGTGGGTGTAGCTGAGCAGAAGTAGGAAGTATAATAGCTTTCCTATATCTGTAAACTTAGAGTGCAATCTATCATACACAGTATACGCCTCCCAATACAAGAGTATGCAAGATTTGATCAAACAAAGGAAAGAGCATATTAAAACGCTAACCAGAGTCCGAGTACCAAATTGCATAATTCTCGTATCCTGAGATGTTATGTTTAGGAGACGCCCAAAATACAACACCCAAGTAAGTAAGAGCATCACCATGGTTAGGATGAATATGATGCTTCTCTTTATACCACTGGCAATGTACGCTGTATACCTTCGGTTACTGGCACCCTTTTCTAAGCTTTCAAGGAGCAAAGATGAAAGTAGACTGCGAAGGAATTTACCAATCCGTGAATCATCTCGATCAAATCTCAATAGCAAGCCAACAAACATTTGAGATAAACAGGTAATGATGTTATAACCTATGAGTAAAAAGAGACACGCTTCAATCCATTTCTGAGTATAAGTGCCAATTATTTTGCTCTGTTTAAAAGTGGGGACGCTATTCATCACCTCTACCTCTGCCCACCAGAACAGGAGACAACTAAAGATCTCGGAGGTTGCTTCTGTATTAATCAAAtcacttttatatttatatatccAGCTACCAGATGCTAGCAATGTCACAGGCAAATCTATACAGAACCAAAGGACTTGGCTAAGAATGTAAATTACAATTAGCAAAAAGATTATCTGAATCCACTTAGTTATTGGCAAACCTATAATCATTACAACTTTTAACTCTGGAACATGCTTGGCAAATGGATAAAACAGTGCTACTTCAAAGAAGAGCAAGATCAAATACATAAATAACCACACGGTCACGTGTGCCTTATTTTTAGTGACTTTTCCAAAATTGTTTGGTTCAACAAAGAACTCGAGCAATCGTAGAACTACAAGTTGGACCAAGAAAAATGGTAGAGCTGCAATTGTAACAACTGTAACACAAACATATACCAGTAATACCACTGGTACAAGACATACAATGGCTAACAAGAAACAAAGTAGATAAAAAAAGAACATAAAGATTTTGAAGTAGCGTGTTTCAAGTGAGCTGTCTTTATTATTTTGGATGGATGGAACTATTACTTGTAAAGTATTCAGAACTTCATTTGATTGTTCACTAACTGAAACCAAGGTTTCGACTTTTACACTGAGAGAATGAGCATCTGTATTTTGAGGAGGTGGGGTTTGAGGTTGTTCTTTTGAGATGGTGGTGTCAACCTCCATATTTTCAGAAGCCTAGAGGCTACGATTGCGAGGTATGATGATGAACAATGAACATTAACATGTACTGAAGGTTTGAGCAAAATAAGAGAACGAATCAAAACGAAATAAGGGAAAGAGTGGAATCCTGATCTCCAATTTTCAGCCATTAGCTCCATTATAACAAaactaaaaaaaactacaaaTTGTAATTTTTTATAGCTACAGATGATATGAAATGAAGAGCACGAAGACGGAACACCTAATTAAGTTGAGCCCACGTCTCTCTTCCTGTCAGTGTCATATTTTCATTTAACAATGTCTTCTGGAATACCCGGAAAGTTGGGTGAATATGACTCCTATTTACCTAATTATAGGCGGGAATCTTTGACGTACTGAGGTAACGGTGGTGTTGTAGAAGATGAAATACCAACTTGATACATACTGTTCAATCATGTAAAAGTCAACTAACTTGAACGCTTCAACTTCAACATAGGCAATGTCAACACAAGACCAAGCCCGGCCCCCTCGGTGTAACTGGTATTTGAAACTGATATGCATAGCTCTTTTATTCAgatgcacaaattctcattatagacgggaaatatccgtctatagctatagacgggtcaaatatccacccacttgaagcataagacaaacaacaagttgcagtcccaaaaatgtcaccattttaagCATGTTTGACCCGTCTACAACGAGACTAATTGATTCAATGACTGATCAATGATAAAGAAATGAATATACTCCGTATGAATTGTTGAAGAGCAGTAATGCTTTGACCTGAGGATTACATACAACTGGGAACCAGACCGAGTTACAGCACACAACATTTGGGAGAGACGATCTCTGACAGTCTCTGACTAAATTATTAAAAGATCATTCTTGCGCACACCTTTTATGTGTTTTCTGTGATCCTATTATTGTTGATATTGGCCTAAAGTGATTCTTTAATTCCGAACATATTTTCATAATAATTGTAATTATTTTATCTTTAACCTTAATTCGTACATGTATTATCACATGCAATACTATTTTTACCCAAAATTGTAAGATCGTCTCTCATTAGACTAACTCGGGTTAAGTACTTAAGTTAGGGACGAAAAATATCAGCGAGACAAACTAGTTCCTTACTTCAGCCACTAATTACATAACAATGAAAATCAGCGACAAAATGATGGGAATTACATATACAATTACAACAATTAAGATTAAAAATGCTTACCCATATCCGCAATCTTAGAATATAATTAATCACCATGGAAACGGAGCGAACTTCTGCAATCTTGGAATGTAATAAATCCATGAGAATATCGATACAAGTCGTACAACTACACAACTCAACAGCACAAGGGAGTAATTACTCCTttcgtcccaatcatttatttatcttttacgGACTAATTAGTGTAAttcaaagataaataaatgatgggGACAAAAGGAGAAGTTAATTAGTTACCGGGGACGGAGGGTGGGTTAAAGTGGTGGGAATGGTGACATGGTGTGAGTGTGTGTGTGACTGGTGGAGGACAGAGTGAAAGGAGTGATGGGGTGGTGTTAAGAGGTTTGGGCCCATCGGTTTCCAATATTATGGCCATTTTGAGTTTTGAGAATGAAAAAATGGGTCGGGTCAAATCGGTTCAAAGTATGACAGGTCATAGATTGTAAACCGATTTGACCCGACTTATTTGATTTCAGGTattttatttggttaaataaattACTTGTCAAACACTTACTCCGTACAAAACAATAAAATAGCAGAAATTTTGATCAAATAAGCTATTTTGATCAAATAAATTATCTGAAATGTTTTGTCAAACAGAGTCTAAATGATTACCAATTTACCAATCCATACTTGAATGAATCACTTTTGAATTTTACAGTTTACTTTCTCCATTTCAATCAATTCTATATATTTATTGAATATATATATGACAATAtgaattactccctcctattcattcagtttgtccctctttccttatcgaagctagtcggatttttgtccctctttccttttttggtaacttttgcgtggtccaaatttaattacacgtggggtagagtggaatagagtgttttgtgtggtccaaaatcattttcttaattcttgtgcaaaataGAAGAGAGACAAAATGaataaataggagggagtatattttaatcAAATATATAGAATTGATTGGATTGGAGGAAGTATTAATTTGATTTTGATAGTATATTAATATTGTACTCCGTAATATATTACCTTGTAATAAAAAAAAGGCTTGCTTGCTATAAATAGTTTCATTGTAGATGGGTATATCCGTTTAAAGATGTAGACTGGTTAAATAATTTCATTTTTGCATAACTAAAATTTAACTaagcttatatgtaatgtttttgagttttattgtaattttgtgaGCTTAATATTTAAGTAAATGAAATCAGAAATTGtatagtaaaactcataattctgaaaacaaaactcaaaatttttattATAATGTTCATAAATTATAGAGGCGGCCCATAGGTAGAACAATTCAGCTCTCCGCACCGGGCCCCATAAGAGAAAGGGCCACAAATTTTGAAGTTCAATCCGTTAATAGGTAGAAGAAAAAGAACCATAATCAATTTATCATTACTGAGCCCAAAACAACACACTAAATAAGAGCTTATATTTAGTTATTTATTAGTGGGCCCAAAACAACACACTAAGAGCATATCTTTATATTTATTCTTCTCATTTATATTCATGTGAATTTGTTTCAATTTTACTACCTCTTCTATTacaataaattattattatttattctatatgaattttgtttcttcttatcttttttttttttgggttttacaTTATCAGTTTTTataaatttttctatttttatttctTAGTTTTTTCGAGTGATGcataattccattattttctctGAGTCTCTTTGATTAACATAGTTGATAAATTTACTCTGACTGACTTTGTTTTAGCGTCACTATCTCAAATCTAGTAGTGGAAATTACACTGGAAATTTACGGATTTTGTGTTACAATTTCGAGATCTTTCTCAAATTTAGCCATGTTTTAGTACATACAAATGAAGAAGGGTCACTCCAACGAGTAGAGGGGTTAATATTTAGTGGTTCTAATTAAGGGCCCCCAATGAATACCTCGAACAGGGCCACTGGAATTCATTGGCCGCCCCTGAAAAATTATATAACTGGTGGTAGTATATTGGATGGATAATCTACTTACTGTTGAGTACGCCTACTTAATAATGAGGTAAATTTGCACATTATGATATTAACAAAGTTTGGGTTTGTGGTTTTAACAAATTTTGGGTCGATCTACACCTGACAAATGGGTCAATCGAGTCGGGTTGAAGTCGGATCAGTTCGATTAAGATCAATTTCAAGTTTGCAAGAGTATGGGTcaggttgagtcgggttgattcATTTCGAGTTTGGCCattttccagttaactactccctcctattcttaataACCCTCCCTTTCATGGAGGGCACGAGATTTAAGGGAGGGGAGTAAtatatggtaaagtattgtagtggggtaggagattggagagagggaagatattgtgtgattaaaataagtattgttgtggggtaagatgattaaaataagataaaatatgagtattgtggggtatttttgcggggtgaggtgattaaaatacgtataaaagtttgccaaataaggaaatagagagagtattgtgaatagacgaaaaaagaaataggtagagttatttagaataggaggaaGTATTATCAATTTGTTTATGGTTAATGATCAGTGTGCAACTGTAAATATTCAGGTTCGGTTATATTAGGTCAAGTTAATTCGGGTTTAGTCAATCGGATCTTGGAGTCTGGGTGTCGAGTCGGGTCATTCGGATCGGTCAATTTTGTCAGGTATAGTCAGATCAATCCGGGTTCGCGTCGTCATCAGGTCGGTTATCATCAAGTTATTAAAGAAAAACTGTCACTTTCCAACAATAAATTAATTCAGGTTAGGGTCGAGTGAGATCGTCACTCGTCAGTTTGGATGTTGAGTCGAGTACCTATCTAGAGTCTAATtattcggatcgggtcatttaaAACTGGATCAATTTTGTGATAAATATAAGACCACCTTAGGTGGAAAGAACCTTAATTGGGTAGATTATGGGCCTCAATAATCATATAAAAATACCCATGTTGCCATGTTGGCCATATATACAGACTGCACCAACCTGTCTGAACGTGTTTGACATTCTTCCTTTTCCTTACATTTCTTCCATTATTTTTCCTCTCTTTTTCTTCAAACAAAGAGAAAGCagagaccaaaacatcaaaaagACATAATCTTTGATCACATCATACACCATTTTCATCAAATCTCCACCGTCTGATCAAAAATGCCTTTAGGAAAGCTCCAAGTCCTCCTTGTCAGCGCCAAAGGCCTTGAAAATTCCGATTTCCTCTGtatttttctccctcttttttttaatttttttttgtctttgttCGTAATTAATCATTGATTTTATAATAAATGTGTGTTTTATTTACGTGAATTATGTGGATTTTGCTTGATTTTGTTGATAAATGTTGGGTAAACTTGAATGATCATCCTTATTCTTTTTGCTTGATCAATGTAATATCTATCACACAATACGGTCTTTCGCTAAGTTATTGAAAGACTATTAATTTCATACCCTTTTAGGTATTTTTCATAACCCTTTTCATTTGGTACGTGTTATCATagataaaaaagaaaagaaaatttagAAAACAGTGAATCTTCCTTAAGACGGAGATATCCGTCTTAATATTGAACAAAGTGCTTTTTTTATTGATGAGTGTATTTGTCAACTTTCTTTCAACAATTCAACCAACCCACTAATTAATGAATTGCTTTTTCTAAGAAAATGTAGGAACTTTTGGTGATTGTTGACCTTTTTCAATAAAGTTTCAACTTTTTCTTAAGAAACTGTATGAATTATGATTGGATTTGTGAATAGAATGAAATAAATTACTACATTTTTTCTGTAGATGTATGATTGGAGTATATTATATTAGTTTGTTGATCTGGATCTGATAGTATTGGAGTTATTGATTATATAGGCACTAGGAAGAAAGAAATAGCAAGTCTTGcttaagacggttttgagttaAGACCTCTGATCACAACCTCTCTTTCGTTTTACCATTATTTAAAACGAATGTGAGTGTCGTCTCAACTTAAAACGCTAGTTATGCATGACCAGTATATGGAGGAATTGTGGGAAAGTAGTTGATCTACTACACTTAACATGACTATGACAGTATGACAAACCCCATCTATTTAAGGTCTATAGAATCCGACACGTAAACGGAGAATGGTTGAAAACTTGAAATCATGTAGTTGGGACCATGACTAGTACAAACAACTACGCAATTACCCCAATGCCTCAATGACGTATAGTGAAAACAAGGAAAGTCGGAAAGGTAATTGACAAAGGAAAATGCAAGGAACTTTGTGTTACACCTAATTCACAAATGGTCATTGAATCAATGATCTCATAGTTGGCTAGGGAAGGAAATGTATTGACTATTGTTGATTTCTTTCTAGATTTATAGGGATTTTTTCCATTAGTTATTATTCAAAGGTGTTTCATGGGTCCATATCGCAAAGGGATTCAAACCTGAAACCTAATGTACCGAGATTTTGGTCAATTTAGAActaaaatttcaatttttctCGAGTTTGAGTTACTTGAATTATCGTTTTCTTTGCTAGTTTTTACGAAGCATAATTTGAGTACCCGTTCATGTTAAAGTAGGTATTGTGGTTGCTATTTTCTACTAGTCATTTCTTTGCTAGTTTTTACTAAGCATAACTTTGAGTACCCGTTCATTTTAAGGTAGGTATTGTGGTTGCTATTCTCTGCTAGTTGTTTCACTGAAATTAATAGTGTTTCTTCATTCATTTGCATTTTGCAGCTAGCATGGATCCTTATGTTCTTCTTTGTTGCCGCACTCAAGAACAGAAGAGTAGTGTCTCAACAGGTGTGTGCCTGCGCATTCTATTATCTGTGACTGTGGCATTGCTACTTAACCTTCGATTTCAAAACAGTTGTTGATTAACTAGAGTAGCAAGCGATAACTAATGAACTCGCTATTCCACATTGGTGGATAAATGTCAAATGCAGATACTGGATCAAATCCAGAATGGAATGAGACCTTTTTGTTCACAGTCTCTGGAGATGTTTCTGAACTTCATCTGAAAATCATGGACAAGGATACTTTCAGTGCCGATGATTTCGTTGGAGAGGCCAAGTAAGTGTTGATCTTTAATTACCCTGTAACAATGAATGAAAGTATGTAATGCCTTGTAATTTGTCAATAATCATATGTCTCCGGGTATATGACATCTCACATTTTATTCTCCGTTAATCATAATCCTACTCGCGTTCTTGCAGAATCCCATTGGAAAGTGTCTTCGAGGGAGGAAGTGTGCCGCCTACTTCCTACACTGTTGTCAAGGATGGAGAGTTTAAGGGTGAAATTAGAGTTGGCCTCACTTTCACCAAGGAGGTAgtcattgatttttttttttttttttttttttttttttttttttcaaattacaTTCATACCCGTGTGTGACACTTGACACTCAGACACATACTAGACTTGACCCATATCCATCCCAAAAAGACAATTGACCATATTTGACTTGACTCAACCTGACCCGAACTCCTATGACCTTGACTAGCTATCATTCCATCAATAACACATTTGTGTCAGATACTCGAGTCATTGCACTTCTCTTGAATAAGTACTTTGTTACATGACTGATCTCGGGATTCAAATGCAGAGAGGCCACGCTCGTGATTATGAAGCTGAGGAATTCGGTGGATGGAAGGAGTCTTCATACTAACACAATGATGATCACTCAACATCCCCAGAAGTTGCTTAATTACCCTCCATATATTTCTTTTAGATCAATGTGTGCTTCATTTCCCCTTTGTCATCAATCCGAGTGTAGTTTTACCTCCCCTTTTGTTTCAAGATTTACCTCAGTCAAACTATTTTTGAGAATTACATCAATGGTGGATTGAATTTAGTTGAGTTTTTGTATTGGCCATATTCTTACACCTTTGAAAGCTAGTGTTTCTTTTCATACTATTTTCGAGGTTTATGCATATACATCGGCTAATTTCTTTGATTCAGTAGCGGATATAACATGGGCGGATCATAACTCGTAGATGGATGGCATCACCTTTGACCCGCATTGACTTATTGGTTGAGTGGCGGATTTATCACACCTTTGTTCAGGGTCCAAATCCGAGCCTTCCAATGTTTATGCCTCAAGATTCACGGCTGCTGGTGAATAATTTGTTAACACGTACGACAATAAAAACTACTCCGTATCACCAATGTCGTAAACAAAGCCATTAATAGGATGCTCAATTCCTGCTACATGAGTACATGGTAAGTTAATAGACTGCCAAAATCCAAATTAAAGCCAAAAAGACTGTATGAAGATACCAAAGATGGCTTCACACGGGTTACATCGTCACAAACACAAGTAACCATACAAAAAACAATTAGATTAAATCAAAATTTCAGGGTATCTCTCTTCAAAGATCATTTTGTGCAGCACTTTGTCGCAGGATGAGAAGGCAGCCCTAACTCTCTACATAGCTCTTCGTCAGGATACAGGGTATCGGGGATGGCACCAAATGCCCTACGGCTCAACTCATTACCTACGACTACAGTATGTATGTAAGCAGATGCATCTTCCCATTTCTTTCTCAAACTAGGAGACGATGATAAAGAGGCCAACTTCGTAGAGGGTAGTTTAGATGGTTTCTTTATAACCGTGCCTTGATCCAACTCAGCAGCTTTTAAAAACCGTTCAGTTGCTGCTTCCCAGGATAACTCATGCATTTGTGAGTCGCTCAATGGAGCGGGTTCTTCACTGAGTGCTTTGCATGTTAAGGCAACAAAGCCATCGTTAGTGTCATATGTTCGACAATTAGGGAACTGTTTGAAGAATTCGTTGGATGGGTGATTCGCGCACACAACAATCTTTCCCATGGCTAATGCTTCTGCTGTTGTAGTGCAGACTACGTCCGTTGTGCTTGGATTAAGAAACACTTTGTAGCTGAAATGATGGCCGAGACATGTAAAGGTCAACATAGAAATCTAACCAGCATTTTCCTAGTGATTTTATGAAAACAACCGTTTACAGCATCATTAAAACAACAGAAATTTCCCATGTTATCCCTTAATTTTGtcaaatttcccatggtacccctgCTTTTAAGAATTTGCCTATGGTATCCTTGAGGTTCTATTTTTGtgcccatggtacccctaatGTAACGGTCGTTAAATGGAGGTTAAGTTTTGATGATGTGgcaataaattagtaattaaaaattacgaaaatttcccgtggtaccccttaattttgtcagatttcccatggtacccctacttttcatttttatttcatatttattaataatttttaattactaattCATTGCCACATCATCAAAATTTAACAGCCATTTAACAACCGTTATATTAGGGGATACCATgagaaatctgacaaaattaaggggtaccatgaaaaatttccgttaAAATAAAGAGATGACGGTAGAGCTTACTCATGGAATAAAGGATCGGCGTGATCACGTCCAGGATGAACTCTTACAGACAGTTTCAGCTTCTTGACAGCTTCCTTGACTTCATTAGAGTCCTCTCCACTACCAAAGAGATCGACTTCCAATCCGGTCAACTCCTTTTGATTATTCTTGAGGAGTGTAAGCAGCTCTCTATATCCCTTACTCCATATCATTTTACCAATATAATACGCCCCTTTACTGAAGCCAGGTTTCCCTTGTTCGTGTTCTTCTTTCTTCTGCTTGCCTATCTCGAGAAATTTGGGGCTGACTCCATGTACATTGCATATCACGGACTTAGGGAGATCTTGTGTGGCTGCAGATAACCTTATTACCTGTCATTTTATACGTCATAGTTTTGATGAGACGCTTGATTTCCAATATAACCATAAAGTATGTGTATATCGGCAATATTGAAGTATAGAAGTTACGATTTAGCAATAAAGAGAAGACGTGGCAGCAAAGGAAAGACGAAGAATGTATACCTTGTGACAGTAGATGTTGACTAACCAA contains:
- the LOC141586066 gene encoding elicitor-responsive protein 3 isoform X2 is translated as MDPYVLLCCRTQEQKSSVSTDTGSNPEWNETFLFTVSGDVSELHLKIMDKDTFSADDFVGEAKIPLESVFEGGSVPPTSYTVVKDGEFKGEIRVGLTFTKERGHARDYEAEEFGGWKESSY
- the LOC141586066 gene encoding elicitor-responsive protein 3 isoform X1, translating into MPLGKLQVLLVSAKGLENSDFLSSMDPYVLLCCRTQEQKSSVSTDTGSNPEWNETFLFTVSGDVSELHLKIMDKDTFSADDFVGEAKIPLESVFEGGSVPPTSYTVVKDGEFKGEIRVGLTFTKERGHARDYEAEEFGGWKESSY
- the LOC141586065 gene encoding digalactosyldiacylglycerol synthase 2, chloroplastic-like; translation: MAKKQHIAIYTTASLPWLTGTAVNPLFRACYLAKDGERNVTLVIPWLSPNDQGLVYPNNINFKSATEHEAYVRKWLEDRTKFISRFDIKFYPGRFSTDKRSILPVGDITEIIPDEAADIAVLEEPEHLTWYHHGRKWKTKFRMVVGVVHTNYLEYIRREKNAAEAFLVKHLNSWLVNIYCHKVIRLSAATQDLPKSVICNVHGVSPKFLEIGKQKKEEHEQGKPGFSKGAYYIGKMIWSKGYRELLTLLKNNQKELTGLEVDLFGSGEDSNEVKEAVKKLKLSVRVHPGRDHADPLFHDYKVFLNPSTTDVVCTTTAEALAMGKIVVCANHPSNEFFKQFPNCRTYDTNDGFVALTCKALSEEPAPLSDSQMHELSWEAATERFLKAAELDQGTVIKKPSKLPSTKLASLSSSPSLRKKWEDASAYIHTVVVGNELSRRAFGAIPDTLYPDEELCRELGLPSHPATKCCTK
- the LOC141587129 gene encoding uncharacterized protein LOC141587129, which gives rise to MEVDTTISKEQPQTPPPQNTDAHSLSVKVETLVSVSEQSNEVLNTLQVIVPSIQNNKDSSLETRYFKIFMFFFYLLCFLLAIVCLVPVVLLVYVCVTVVTIAALPFFLVQLVVLRLLEFFVEPNNFGKVTKNKAHVTVWLFMYLILLFFEVALFYPFAKHVPELKVVMIIDLPVTLLASGSWIYKYKSDLINTEATSEIFSCLLFWWAEVEWYKEKHHIHPNHGDALTYLGVVFWASPKHNISGYENYAIWYSDSDIGKLLYFLLLLSYTHFQSVVEKPVTKQSKIALLAKHCEGGIPWKLNRKRGREELINRTGPNASAYELWEAAQDFLAAQYALLKEGIFEDLHHLQSNISGENTANIVEILEKIVRCGEYAEDDWNMFSELLSTVDSTDEITFQKVKIWMERSHSRCKFLANTLQSEKEAAKCLNRILSGLIIAATVLTWLFLTGLATTQVIVLISSPLLAATFVFGDTAKGLFQGLIFVYVVRPFNVGDLCVIDEKLLEVKKIGVWCTTFSKVRTVSTQQEIIYPNSELATKNVINHKTGFDWTDYIELSPSSTDEEATKNLKHQIETYLDTEKERFTPNFHSVEILEIGDKDKIAVHFRHNVQDEGWIYFECLKEKEKRKSEFALYLRNLLNQQELKTKTPS